The following nucleotide sequence is from Pochonia chlamydosporia 170 chromosome 4, whole genome shotgun sequence.
GTGATGCTTGTCCCCCGACAAGGGCCAGCGCCACCAACGCGAGCAGCTTTGTTGTCCGCATTTGTGACAAATACACTCACAGACCGCTGAGCAAAAAGGATGTCTGTGTGGCAATGTCGCTTGGATTCAGTGCTTTGACAACAGCCTGTCTTTGCCACGTGTGAGGGTTGCAATGCGTCAAATTTGGGATGGTTTTGTCTGACTTTTATCGAGGGTGGTGAGACAATTCGAGAAATACGATTGGAATCTGGGAGAGAGTTAAGGTATGTTGTCCAATCCCGCGTTggacaaggcaaagaagTGGTCCAATCCTTGCTCCCGCGTATATTATAGAGTTATTAAGACTCAAGGCTCAGAGCAACTGGGATGGTCATATTGCTGACCGCGACTATCGAGTCCAAGACGCTACGGAATTGTGATCCACAAGACCGGCGTTGTCGTAATTGAGATTCCAGACTAGCTGTGGGCACTTGACACACTCAGCATTCATCCGCCACATCCTCACAtcgttgtcattgttgtaTTGAGGCATCAGCTGAGCTCGGCTCTAACATCCAagtttttgtttgcttttctgtGCCCTGCCTCGTGGATAGAATGGTTTGAAGACGGCGACATGGCTGCATTCGTCCAGGTTTGTCGTTGCTTTGACTGTGAGGACCGCAAGATGACTGCCAAGTGAGATTTATGCAGGAAGATTCGGTCAATGACATTGGCTTCTCTGCAAGAAAGGCCAGGGTTTGATGCAACTCTGGACAGAAAAGTTTGGACAGAAATAAGAACATGAGAGCATATTGCTGGACTCAGCTGAACCAATGCACAAGTCTGCATAGCTCTGCATagctctgcaagctcttcACAATTCGGTGCCAGAGGCGGCAGTAATGCAAGGAAGTTGACTCGCTCCTGCATCAAGAGCCAACCGCGCCATGCCGTAATCTGCAGGattggtgaagatgaagccgTCGGTTAGGGAGATCGACCATAACGACAGGCAGGGGCAGTCGTTCCTTCCCGGCTATCGGGCTCTGTTAGTAGCGAGCTGTAGCCAAAAACACGAACAAGCTCAACGCCATGAACGCCACCAGGTCGCAGCTCGCGTACTCCGTTGAAGACTGgcaaggtgtctggtgcacGCACTCAGCTCTCAAGCTTGTAGCTTGGCGTCGGGTTGTGGTGACCAACGTTTTCTTATGAAGTCTGCCCAGGCATGACAGGTACGCATCAAACGTTTCGTCCACTGACATGAACCTCCTTTGCTGACAGGTGCCTGATTCAGGTCAATTTTGCACCGGAGAACCGTTGAAGCCCATTGACAACAACTGGCGCATGACTCTTGGTATCAGCTGTCCATGTGTCAGGTCAGATTGATGCTTGTCGCAATGGGTAATGCTAGCCAAAAGAGACCGTGTGTGCCCTGATTCTGACGGGGACATCGAACTCATTGTCGCATTGGGGATACTCATCAGTAAggaagtaccagactccatactccatacgGAGTTCGGGCATCTCTTGCGGCTTCTGCTGTCTGGTCCCCACCACCATTTGCCGGCATATTCTTGTTAATTAgcgcaacattgaaatcaTATCACTGAATGGAGAAAGACGACTAATTCGACGATACCGAAGCGAGCTACAGTGGGCCTTAGCCGGCGCCATCCGTTGGTTTTCGCCTGAAGGAGGTGGGTGATGGTGTGCAGCCAGCACAAGCACGACCAAGCATGTTGAAAGGGCAAGGATAAGCCACCCTCCAAGATGGCTAGGCATAGTTTGCTGGAACCCACCCGCTCAAATCCTGCTGCCATCACGAAAACTTCCAGGACCAGCAGGTGCCGCATGGAGAGTTTATAGCACTCTCAGAGCTTGGCGCGAGCCGTGGTCGCCATCAGGGCCCATGACATGACACGACCACCCGCTCCGTGCGGCCGATTGCTTGTTAGATCATAATATGTCAAGTTCCATAGCTCGGAGCACCTCGCCCTGTCAAGGGGTGCAAGGGATTTTGCTATTTCGATCCTACCTAATATACCGCCAAACCAAACTAACTACACACAAACTGCACCTCAAATACTACCTCCCCTCCTTTCGCATCGCACTGGGGTTGATTTGTAAACCCAACACCGCACTAGGGACACTTGAAGCTACTCTGTCTCTTTTAATCTCATTCTTAGCAATTGTTCCCTTCTTTTTACAACGACTTGGTGATTTGGGCTCGCAGCTTTACGACTGTACCAATAGCCCTTCTGCGGCATCCGCAGTTTGCGGACACGAATCAGACATTGATTTTTTTCCTCCCAGCATTTCGTACTTGACTTTTCAGCAGTGACAATGACTCAACAGAAGCGTCAATAGTAGTCAACAGAGAGCGAGCACAATGGCCAAGGACACGACAaccctcatcatccactgGGTGTTCAGTGGCCTGGCCATACTGATCATGATAGTAAGATTGGTCTGGAGAAAGGTGGCAAAACAAACTTATACATGGGGCGACTATTTCACCTTGGCCGCCATAGTCTGCGCTGTGACGAGGCTGGCCCTGATACATGTAGTTCTCATTTGGGGAACTAGCAATGTACCCAAGGCTGTCCGTCTGAATCATACCTTCTCGGCGACGGAAATCTACCAACGTGAGATTGGGAGTCAATTATCCATCGCGAATCGCTTCTTCTACAATTCATAGTAAGTTATCCGGCATTTCGTTGCCAAGTCGACCCACCTGAACGGCTTTTACGTTGCTCTAGCTCGTGGAAACATAAAAACGCTAATGCCTTACATCCAGCCTCTGGCTACAGAAACTTGTTCTGTTGGATCTCTACCGCCGTGTCATTCTCGACCTTTCGTACGAAAAGCTTGTTATAAGGGGATACGTCGTCGTGTTTTTCGCGTCCTATGTCGTGGTACAAGTCATCACCTTTACCGAATGCAGGCCATTCAGATTGTATTGGCAAGTCGTGCCTGATCCTGGTACGATATAATGCTCTCTCTCGTCTGCTTTGCGGCAGGATATCCATTACTGGGTCCAGTAAAGACGGTGGCTAATGAGATTGCGTGCAATAGGTTCATGTGCCAAAGCTCCGGTTCAACTTCTCACCCTAGGAATACTAAATATTATTACTGACTTCATGTTGCTCGTCTTGCCCATACCCGTTGTCGTAACGCTAAAGGCACCGTGGAGGAGAAAAGTACAGCTCTATGTGCTCTTCACtcttggcatcttcatcatcgtcatcaccattgtACGTCTGCCTATTAACTCCATCAATATCGATAGCCAGGTCAGCCGCACCACCTGGGCCAGCACAGAATTATTTACGgccgccattgtcgtcaacGCCCCGTCATTATATGGCTGCTGGAATAAGAGCAGACGGGACAGAACCGAGTCGAATCGCATGAAAGGTGACTATGAAAATCGAAGGACCGGCAGCGGGCAGCTTCATCCAGATACCATTGGTGGCAGCAACGACTCTTATGAGATGCAACGAAGGAGAAAACCAACAGCGCGAGGAATACTGGTGACCAAGGATATTACGATGACAAACGTGCGGGAGGATGATGAACCAGAGAGCCTCGTTGCCCACCACTTGGATATGGAAGTTGCCTCACAGCATTCAAGCCAACGAGAGATTTTACAACGATAGCAAAGAGAAAACGAGATCAAGTAGCAGATGAACTTGCAATGTAACGTTCAAATCAATATTTCTTCCGTTCAACGTTGAATTGTTTGGGTTCCAGCTGAGAACCTGGGCATTGGAATTCCAATGACTGTCGTTCAAAAGCCGAGCTACATCGCAGCAGTACGCTCGCCTCAGTTGCCTAATGTCCGGCTACATAATAGGCAAATGGAACAGTCCGTAATTATCCGCCAAGCGTTGCCCAGTTTCATCCTATTACCATCGGCCGGCATTCACTGCCGGAGACGGGACACTGGCAAGTGAACACGACAGCTTGTAAGAACTGCCATTCCCCAGAATCAGGAACATGGACGGCCTTCCAATCCTGGACAGACTGAGGGTTGAGAGGAGCCACTGAATCGGGCCGCCTCTGATGGTGCAACTCGGCGCAAGCCACAACCTGGGGTCAGTTCCTGAGAGCATCTGCAGTGGTGCAAATTGTAGATGTTGCTGCTCGACTATTGACGGAAAATTTGGGTGGGACTCCAGGTTGCATGGCGTCAGCAGATGTGAGTGTAAGCATGCAGATCGATTTTGGAAAGACCTCGGAATCTAAGAGGCCAGTCGGAGTGAAGCACGGCACACATCAGCGACAGGGCAGCACTTACATGGCACGATTGGGGTTGGTAGTACAAGCATACGGCAATGAGGCCCATGGCGATGAGATTATACGTAAGGACAGCTTTGCTACAAGAACATGCGACCGCCCTCCGGAAACCAGACGTTTGGACGGGCGAGTGAAGGGTCTCATTGCTCGCTTCGTACACTGACTATCTCGGACACCGTTGACTGACTCTTTCACAATGGCGCGGTACATGCTTTTCGCAGCGTTGATGCTTCCTGCATCCTTGGCTGCTCCTCAGCAAGTTACACCGGGACTTTTCTCATCCTATGTATCTCTGTCAATTGAGTTGATTGGATTTCCCTCATGGGCTGGTAAGCTGTTACAGGCCATGCACTCAAGTCTCAAATTAAATCACCCTTTACTGATATCTCGCAGGAACAAAAGCTAGCAGGAATGAATTCTCAaacaacctcatcaacaaccttgTCGAAGCTCAAGGAGCACCCATGGTTGTGCGTGTAGGCGGCAACTCAGCGTATGTCCCAAGTATCTAACAAATACCATACGTAGCATATCAAGTTAACTCGTCACAGTGACCGTGCCATCTACGACTCAACTCTGAAGACACCAACAGCCAGCTCCTGTAAAAACGCCGACCCAGGCGCATGGCAGTGCATCGGCACATCTTTCTTCGACTCGTACGGCGCGTTCCCCAAAGGAACCCTTTACTCCCACAACTTCAACCTTGCCACCTGGAATTCGTCTGGTTTCGCTACCCTCCAGGCGACTGTCCCGTTGGCCTGCAAAGCACTCCAAGGGCAACTTGAAATCTTTGAAGTCGGCAACGAGCCAGACTTGTTCACTGGAAACCGCCGACCGTCAGATTACTCAGTTTCCCAGTATGTATCCGAGTGGAAGAATGAAACCGCTCGGTTCGAAAGCTTTCTCCGCCAGGCATGCCCGGATATGGCCAAGAATGTAAAGTACATGTTCCCATCTGTCTCTTCTCCAGGTGCCAAACTCCACGGACCAGATATCTTCAAGGCACTAGGCACAGCAGATTCGAAGAAGATTTCTCAAATTTCCGTCCACAACTACATGGGAGGTGCGACACAGCCTGGTGTCACACTGCAAGGAACACTGATGAACCACACTGCCGTTGTAAAATCCATAACCTCGCACGTCAACTACGCCAAGTCTGTCAGCTCCGTCAACGCAGACTACGTCATTGGCGAGCACAACAGCCTTTACGGAGGTGGAGCGGCCGGTCTCTCGGATACCTTTGGTGCGGCGCTTTGGGCGATGGAGTTTTCGCTGTACGCTGCGTCAACGGGCGTTATTAAGCGCGTGCACTTTCACCAGTCGATTGGGTCACCGTACGCTGCGTGGTCGCCTGTCAATCCTGCTCGTACCAATGCGCCTTATTATGGCAAACTTGCTGCGGCGACCTTCCTGGCTGACTCGAAGAGCATCAAAGTCCAGGTTATAGCCGTTGACGGGAACAAGGACACTGATGTAGCATATGGGGCTTATGTAAATGGGGACTTGAAGAGAATTGCGGTGCTCAATCTGAAGCAGTACGATCAGGGGACGAGGGGTCAAAAGAAGCACAGCATCAAGGTAAAAGCTGGGTCGACTTGGGTAGCGAAGAGGCTAACAGCAGATGGAGCCAAGTTGACCACGGGAGCTACATTCAACGGGTTCAAATACGAGGCTGACTCTGTTGGAAAAGCCGCCAAGGTTAACGGAAAGACCACTGATGAAGTTGTCAAGGCAGATGGGAAGGGAAACCTGGCTATCACTGTTAAAGATTCAGAGGCCGTTGTCCTGGTGAGGAAGTAACACAACCATATAAACTAGAGCCACGTATATACAATTCCACCGCCATACTCCGCAGTACATGATAAACTTACAAAATCacatcaactccaaaacaccatcaccatctaCCCACCTACATCAACTCATCCTTCCCCCCAAACACAAACCCCCCAAACGCAGAACTCACAGCCCATCCCGCCTCTCCAACAGCCCGTTCCCTCGCCCCCCTCTGCGCCAAAGCCTCCTCCGCACTCATCCCCAGCGCAAACCCCATCACCGCATCCCTATCCACCCTCGCCCAGCCCTTCCACCCAGCCGTCAAATCACCCGCCGCCAGACCCCCTATCACGACCGTCCCCCAAAACTCCCTCCCCCTACTCAGCCTCGTAGCCCCATCGTACAGCATGAACGCCTCCGCATCGGATACCAGACGTCGTAGGTGCTCGGGGGTGCTGCGCGCTGGACGCTGAACATACACGTGCTGCAGGTTAGATGCCTCCGTGTCAAGACACGTGCAGTCGAAGCGGGCGTCAATATCCAGAATGAGAAGCGTGTAGCAATGGGGCGCGGATATCAGCGTGGATATGATCTTGTATAGGAGCGGGAGGGTGCGGCCGGAGAGGGAGATGGTGCGTGATTGCGTTGAGCGGAGGTGTGTTGCGGCGAGGGCGTCGAGGGGTGGGATGTGAGTTTGCTTGTAGGGCGGGTGGGGGTTTATTTTGCTGGTGAGGGTTTTGAGGATCTATTTTTGTTTAGATGTTATGTAAAGAACGGTATAAATGTGAAGTCGTGTTCATTCGTCGGCGGTGGTGAGATGTGAAcattgtggtggtgaaaaGCCTCAGGCCCCAGTGAAGAGAACCAAACTCACCTCTTCCAAACTCGCTTCCTCAATCTGTCCCAAAACCCTCACCCCAATCGcctcatccatcaaccaccacaagaGGCACTTTTATCTGCAGCGGTACGAGTCAAAATGACACCGCCGTGCCACTCCTTCCCGGCGGCCGAACTCCCCACCCAAATACAGCTAGACGTGCACCAGCGACGCCGCAAGCCTGCTGCCGGGGCCTCTCACAAGATCGACCTCTCGGCGTGTGAGCTGCTCAAGATGCTGCAGTATAAATGTGAAGTGCAGAGACCGCTGTCGCGAGATAGCGCGGTGCAGTGTTTCCCGGTGGATAGATTGTTTCGGAGGTAGGTATGCGTTGAGTTTGCGTTTTGGGGGTGCGTGAGTGGTGAGTGAAGGTGGGTGCTGACAAAGCGCTAGGTGTAGCGATCGGAAGGGGAGTTTTATGGTCGAGACGACGGCTTGGGAGGGGAGGGATGGGAAGAGGAGTGAGGGGAGTGGTGAGGATGGGAAGCGGCCGTTTCAGTGGTCGGGAAGTTGGCATGATGATGTGAGGTGATGtggtgaggtggtggtgttgtgtgaCGGTACTATGGGCGGATTTCACGGCCTGATTTCATGGCCAGGGTATAGCTTCGGGGATTAGATGGGAATTTGTAATTGGGATTATGAAGCTTTTCTAGCGAATTTAATGGTACATTCCTCGGTGGTTTGGGTTATTCAGAACCAATATTTATCATGGCTGTGTCTCCATGAAGCAAAGATACCAGCCGTATCACAACACAAACCGACGCAACATCTGCGGCCATCTCTCAAGCCCAAACAAATCACATCAGGCCAATACTTCACAAAAGAAATATTAAAGCATCACTTGGTTCCCTGGTCTATTGTACACTACAATCCAGCAGCCAGCCCAAGCCCTCCCATCCGTCTATGCTTTACGGCAGTGAAGCCCTTGAAAAAAATGGAtgttcatcaacaaccccCGTATCCTGCTTTTCTCCATCGCCTTTGTTCTTTATACACTTCTGACAGATCTTCCCCGCAGCAATCTACTGCTTGTTCTCGGCACGCTCAGCCTCCAACTTGGTGTAGAAGGCATCACGAGCATTAGTTCGAGGCATGTGGTAGCCGTACCTATCCATCGTTAGAGAACCCCTCTCACACAACTTCAATCTCGCATCGTTTCGTCTCACCAGAAGAGATTGGCCATAGCGAAGCCAGCACCTAAAACCCGTTAGCAAAAAATTCCATTTCCGTCCGTAAAACTCCGACGCATCCAGCACAGCTCCATTCCCAATTcccgcaacaacaaggagaCACAAGATAACGTACCCAGACCAATACCCAGGTCGAGGATTAGGCGTCGTCGCAGAATCTATTTCCAACCAGTCAGCACGCCTGCATTTCCAAGCTTCCCGGGCCTCCTATCCCGAGCCATTGAGTCGCGAAAAACATACACCAGTGATAGGAGCAGCAGCCATTGCGATTGTATTTGCTTTTCGAAGCAGACGACGGTGGTTTCGACGTGGTTTTCGGGGAATTGGTGCAACGGCTTCGGAATTGAAAGTATCGTACGGGTCAAAGAGTCAGTGGACCGAGGAAAGCAGTGGTCTGACGATAATCGCGCTAAGGAAGTCACGTGCAAGCTTGACCAAGGTGCTTTCCGCAAGGCGGCTGAAGTTCGGGCCAGGCGAAAAGCTACTGAATTGGAGGTCAGACAACTTCAATTTATTGTATCGGACGTCCGCAAAAAGCTGCAACTCTGTAAACTCGGCGCTGCCACGACGTAGCCGTCATGAGTTTACGCCTAGCTAGCCGGCGGCTAGCACTCTCAGGTAACCAACTCCCCAATTGATCATTACCATCTTCATAAAAACTAACCACAACTTCCATCAGGCCCATCTCCTGTCCGGCCCTCCCCCATCCCCAAATCCAGCAGCACAGCCCAAATCCGCACAAAATGGTCcgtcaacatcttcaaaggcTGGGGCAAGTCCGGCAGCAAGGACTCTTCCGCCAAGGCACCCACAGACGCCACCTCCGAGCTCGACGACCCCAAGAAACGAGCCGCCTTCCTCGAGCGGAACATGCACGGCTCCGTCTCcgacaacatcttccagGACGAAATCGACGCGGCGAAACCCTCAGCCGAGTCGGAAGCCCcacagcagcaggagcaaAAGACGCGCGagaacatggccatggtcaCGGATCCTGACCCCAGGAGCAGAATACGCTGGCAGCGCAGAAAAGTGATTCAGATGGTTCGCAGTAACGGCGCCATCTCGAAGGAGGAACGGATCAAGGCTTCGGAGAGGCAGCTGCTGCACAGGAGTCATTTTATGCCTACTAGCGTCAAGAAATTGGTCATGTTGTCGAGGCAAATTGCTGGTAAGCCGGTTGATGAGGCGATTTCGCAGATGCAGTggtccaagaagaagatggctgctgAGGTCAAGTACTACTTGGAGGAAGCGAGGGATCTGGCCATTGCGCAGAGGGGCATGGGGCTGGGCAAGGTGAATGGGGaggtgttggagaagccgAGGAAGATATTGACAAAGGATGGCAAGTGGATTGAGGTGACGGACCCGACGAGAATGTATGTTGCCCAGTCGTGGGTTGGGCGTGGACCCTGGAGAGGAAAAGAGATTGATTACAAAGGTCGTGGGCGGATGGGTATCATTCAACACCCTAGCACAAGTTGGTCATCACTCATATGCCTCATTTGCCAAGCTCAGACATTTTACTAACGCGTTGGTGATGCAGGCTTCACGGTTCTTCtgaaggaagagaagacgAGGATACGAGAATATGAGGAACGGGAGGCTAAAAAAGCGGCCAAGGGTCCGTGGGTGCATCTACCCAACCGTCGTGTCCATGGTCAACGCCCCTACTACTCGTGGTAGACGGGAAACCTTCATCAATTCTCACACACTTTACATCTTAACACCACACGTGTGCTTTCATGGACACAATCTTGTAACAACATATGTACATTGAATAGCTGTACAACTAAGTCATGCCAGGGCAGAAATTAAGCCCCGACTCCGACTGGCTATCTTAAGAGAAAAAACCCAAGTTCTGCTATAAGAACAAAGAATAGAGCGCTTTTCGTTTAGAGCACAACTAAGcctgctttgctttgctttgccttgctttgcCTTGCATTCGCGATTCAGTTTCAGATATGTGTGAATCAATGGACTGCATATCGATAAATAACATCGTCGGCCTCTTGCTTGAATATGTGTTCCACTTGTCCTGTGACCAGTGTAGGCGGCCAGCCAGGCAAACACGTTGCGACGTAAACATGTAGCTGCAATCCGAACTCCGATGAGAGAACATAGGAGACCGCTCAAGACCGCAACAACCAACTTTCTACCACCCCAAAACAGAAATCAATTGCTTTATCCTTGACTTTCAAAGCCCCATCCAGCCAGTCCTATCCTTGTCCCAGTGTCTCGCTACACCAAGGTTCTAGGCTGGGTACGAGGTACCATGTCTTCATATCGGTGCGATGTGATTTCAAGATCATTGCCAAACTTCTCCAGAGAATGATCTCGTTCATGTCTGTACGCGCGCGAGCGCTCAGGATACATTCTGCCTGATCCAGGCAGGGGCCTGGAAATATCCATGTTGTCACCAGTCTGATTTGGCTTACGCTTTCGCCCCTTGAGTAGCATGCAAATAACAATGCCGGCAACGGCAATAACGGCGGCACCTATGCCGACACCAATTCCAGCAATCGCCGCTTGGGACAGACCAGTAGAGGTAGAGCCTCCGGCAGCATCACCAG
It contains:
- a CDS encoding mitochondrial large ribosomal subunit (similar to Metarhizium acridum CQMa 102 XP_007807125.1); amino-acid sequence: MSLRLASRRLALSGPSPVRPSPIPKSSSTAQIRTKWSVNIFKGWGKSGSKDSSAKAPTDATSELDDPKKRAAFLERNMHGSVSDNIFQDEIDAAKPSAESEAPQQQEQKTRENMAMVTDPDPRSRIRWQRRKVIQMVRSNGAISKEERIKASERQLLHRSHFMPTSVKKLVMLSRQIAGKPVDEAISQMQWSKKKMAAEVKYYLEEARDLAIAQRGMGLGKVNGEVLEKPRKILTKDGKWIEVTDPTRMYVAQSWVGRGPWRGKEIDYKGRGRMGIIQHPSTSFTVLLKEEKTRIREYEEREAKKAAKGPWVHLPNRRVHGQRPYYSW
- a CDS encoding PTH11-type GPCR protein (similar to Metarhizium robertsii ARSEF 23 XP_007824440.2) gives rise to the protein MAKDTTTLIIHWVFSGLAILIMIVRLVWRKVAKQTYTWGDYFTLAAIVCAVTRLALIHVVLIWGTSNVPKAVRLNHTFSATEIYQREIGSQLSIANRFFYNSYLWLQKLVLLDLYRRVILDLSYEKLVIRGYVVVFFASYVVVQVITFTECRPFRLYWQVVPDPGSCAKAPVQLLTLGILNIITDFMLLVLPIPVVVTLKAPWRRKVQLYVLFTLGIFIIVITIVRLPINSINIDSQVSRTTWASTELFTAAIVVNAPSLYGCWNKSRRDRTESNRMKGDYENRRTGSGQLHPDTIGGSNDSYEMQRRRKPTARGILVTKDITMTNVREDDEPESLVAHHLDMEVASQHSSQREILQR
- a CDS encoding glycoside hydrolase family 79 (similar to Trichoderma reesei QM6a XP_006961795.1), which translates into the protein MARYMLFAALMLPASLAAPQQVTPGLFSSYVSLSIELIGFPSWAGTKASRNEFSNNLINNLVEAQGAPMVVRVGGNSADRAIYDSTLKTPTASSCKNADPGAWQCIGTSFFDSYGAFPKGTLYSHNFNLATWNSSGFATLQATVPLACKALQGQLEIFEVGNEPDLFTGNRRPSDYSVSQYVSEWKNETARFESFLRQACPDMAKNVKYMFPSVSSPGAKLHGPDIFKALGTADSKKISQISVHNYMGGATQPGVTLQGTLMNHTAVVKSITSHVNYAKSVSSVNADYVIGEHNSLYGGGAAGLSDTFGAALWAMEFSLYAASTGVIKRVHFHQSIGSPYAAWSPVNPARTNAPYYGKLAAATFLADSKSIKVQVIAVDGNKDTDVAYGAYVNGDLKRIAVLNLKQYDQGTRGQKKHSIKVKAGSTWVAKRLTADGAKLTTGATFNGFKYEADSVGKAAKVNGKTTDEVVKADGKGNLAITVKDSEAVVLVRK